A genomic region of Arachis stenosperma cultivar V10309 chromosome 9, arast.V10309.gnm1.PFL2, whole genome shotgun sequence contains the following coding sequences:
- the LOC130948523 gene encoding casein kinase 1-like protein 10, with protein sequence MDHVIGGKFKLGRKIGSGSFGELYLGVNVQSGEEVAVKLESVKTKHPQLHYESKLYMLLQGGTGIPHLKWFGVEGDYNVMVIDLLGPSLEDLFNYCNRKFSLKTVLMLADQLLNRVEYMHSRGFLHRDIKPDNFLMGLGRKANQVYIIDYGLAKKYRDLQTHKHIPYRENKNLTGTARYASVNTHLGVEQSRRDDLESLGYVLMYFLRGSLPWQGLKAGTKKQKYDKISEKKMLTPIEVLCKSHPLEFTSYFHYCRSLRFEDKPDYSYLKRLFRDLFIREGYQFDYVFDWTILKYPQIGSSSRARLTGKPVGNPGLSGDRLDRPSGGPEIRERLSGAVEAFARRNGSGLNLHRSSDDVPSSKDVQADSERTRSSSRNGSASKRPVVLSSRPSSSGEPSENRSSRLLASSSRLSTTQRIQPGLESKTSFTRASGTRGGRDDTLRSFELLSIGTGKRK encoded by the exons ATGGATCACGTTATCGGTGGAAAATTCAAGCTTGGGAGAAAGATTGGAAGTGGGTCATTTGGAGAGCTCTACTTGG GTGTTAATGTGCAAAGTGGAGAGGAAGTTGCTGTCAAGCTG GAATCTGTGAAGACCAAACATCCACAACTTCATTATGAGTCAAAATTGTATATGCTTCTTCAAGGCGGAA CTGGTATACCCCATTTAAAATGGTTTGGAGTTGAGGGTGACTACAATGTCATGGTGATTGACCTTCTTGGACCAAGTCTGGAAGACTTATTTAACTATTGCAACAGGAAATTTTCGCTGAAAACAGTTCTGATGCTTGCAGATCAACTC CTAAACAGAGTTGAGTACATGCACTCCCGGGGTTTTCTGCACCGTGATATAAAACCCGACAACTTTTTAATGGGTTTGGGCCGCAAGGCAAATCAG GTTTACATAATTGATTATGGTCTTGCAAAAAAGTATCGTGATCTTCAAACCCATAAGCATATACCATACAG GGAAAACAAAAACCTTACTGGAACTGCACGCTATGCAAGTGTTAATACTCATCTTGGAGTTG AACAAAGCAGAAGAGATGATCTAGAATCTCTTGGTTATGTGCTCATGTACTTCTTGAGAGGAAG TCTCCCTTGGCAAGGCTTGAAAGCTGGGACTAAAAAGCAGAAGTATGACAAGATAAGTGAAAAGAAGATGCTTACTCCAATAGAG GTCTTGTGCAAATCACACCCACTGGAATTCACATCCTACTTTCACTACTGCCGGTCATTGCGTTTTGAAGATAAGCCTGATTATTCATATCTCAAGAGACTCTTCCGTGACCTATTCATACGAGAAG GTTATCAATTTGACTATGTATTTGACTGGACTATATTGAAGTATCCACAAATTGGATCCAGTTCTAGAGCTCGA CTAACCGGGAAGCCAGTCGGAAACCCAGGACTGTCAGGAGATAGATTAGATCGACCTTCAG GTGGGCCAGAGATTCGGGAAAGATTATCAGGTGCCGTTGAGGCATttgcaagaaggaatggctctGGACTAAATCTGCATAGGTCTTCAGATGATGTGCCATCTTCCAAAGATGTG CAAGCTGATTCGGAGAGAACTCGTAGCTCTTCTCGCAATGGCAGTGCCTCAAAAAGGCCTGTTGTTTTGAGCAGCCGGCCTAGTTCTTCTGGTGAGCCTAGCGAGAACCGTTCAAGTAGGCTGCTTGCAAGCAGCAGCCGTCTATCTACAACTCAGAGGATTCAACCAGGTCTGGAGTCCAAAACGTCATTCACCCGTGCATCCGGGACAAGGGGAGGCCGTGATGACACACTCAGGAGCTTTGAACTCCTGTCAATTGGTACGGGAAAAAGGAAATGA